One window from the genome of Fodinicurvata sediminis DSM 21159 encodes:
- a CDS encoding pyridoxamine 5'-phosphate oxidase family protein: MSENQGGSPPTESFEVTDRTRLRRANKRAVTEREQVYRVLDAGLECHVGYVVDGQPYVTPTAYVRLGDRVYWHGSSASRMLKQLKKGVPVCFTVSFLDGVVFARSGFHSSFNYRSVMAYGTAEPVEDEAEKSAVLESFVERITPGRWADLRPVTGQELKATSLLSLKLEEVACKIREGGPIDDDEDYELDIWAGVVPITREIGQPEPDSQLKEGVATPEYVRKIRLG; this comes from the coding sequence ATGTCCGAAAACCAAGGCGGTTCACCCCCGACAGAGTCCTTCGAAGTCACCGACCGCACGCGCCTGCGCCGGGCGAACAAGCGCGCCGTCACCGAGCGCGAACAGGTTTATCGTGTGCTCGACGCCGGCCTGGAATGTCATGTGGGTTATGTCGTCGACGGCCAGCCCTATGTCACGCCCACCGCCTATGTGCGCCTGGGCGACCGGGTCTACTGGCACGGTTCCTCGGCCAGCCGCATGCTGAAGCAGTTGAAGAAGGGCGTGCCGGTCTGTTTCACGGTTAGCTTCCTGGACGGCGTTGTCTTCGCCCGCTCCGGCTTCCACAGCTCCTTCAACTACCGCTCGGTCATGGCCTACGGCACCGCCGAGCCGGTCGAGGACGAGGCCGAGAAGAGCGCAGTTCTGGAAAGCTTCGTCGAGCGCATCACGCCCGGCCGCTGGGCCGACCTGCGCCCGGTCACCGGGCAGGAGCTCAAGGCCACCAGCCTGCTCTCCCTCAAGCTGGAGGAGGTCGCCTGCAAGATCCGCGAAGGCGGCCCTATCGACGATGACGAGGACTACGAACTGGACATCTGGGCCGGTGTCGTGCCCATTACCCGCGAAATCGGCCAGCCTGAACCGGACAGCCAACTGAAGGAAGGTGTCGCAACGCCGGAGTACGTGCGGAAGATCCGGCTGGGGTGA
- a CDS encoding dihydrodipicolinate synthase family protein: MFSGLSAFPLTPMNESRVDETTFAGLMERLVSAGVDSIGSLGSTGNYAYLTRSERARIAELSVQLAGGIPVMVGIGALRTRDVLFLAEDAQKAGASGVLLPPMSYQKLSDEEVFRLYETVSGNLSVPLCLYDNPATTHFAFSEALHVRIAQLPKVASIKIPPVPEDPETARQRIEQLRRVIPADVSLGISGDAVAATGLNAGCEAWYSVIGGLFPEAALAITRAAQAGQTAEATRLSAQLEPIWKLYKRHGSLRVMATAAELRGRVAHPCLPEPLLSLQGADREELSACLDELELF; the protein is encoded by the coding sequence ATGTTTTCCGGCCTCAGTGCCTTTCCCTTGACCCCCATGAATGAAAGCAGGGTGGACGAAACCACCTTTGCCGGACTCATGGAACGTCTTGTGTCCGCCGGCGTCGATTCCATAGGCAGCCTGGGCTCGACCGGAAACTATGCCTATCTCACGCGCTCAGAACGCGCACGAATCGCAGAGCTTTCTGTTCAGCTAGCAGGCGGCATACCGGTGATGGTTGGCATTGGCGCCCTGCGAACACGCGATGTCCTTTTCCTGGCCGAAGATGCACAGAAGGCTGGCGCAAGTGGTGTTCTCCTGCCGCCCATGTCCTACCAAAAGCTTTCCGACGAAGAGGTCTTCCGCCTCTATGAGACTGTATCAGGCAACCTCTCGGTGCCCCTGTGTCTGTACGACAATCCAGCAACCACGCACTTCGCGTTTAGTGAGGCCCTGCATGTCCGGATTGCACAGCTGCCCAAGGTCGCGTCCATAAAAATCCCGCCCGTGCCAGAGGATCCGGAGACAGCGCGGCAACGGATCGAGCAATTGCGCAGGGTCATCCCCGCAGATGTTTCGCTGGGCATCAGCGGCGACGCCGTGGCGGCGACAGGACTGAATGCAGGCTGCGAAGCCTGGTACTCGGTCATTGGAGGGCTTTTTCCCGAAGCCGCCCTGGCCATTACACGGGCAGCACAGGCTGGCCAGACAGCTGAGGCCACACGCTTGAGCGCGCAGCTGGAGCCAATCTGGAAGCTTTACAAGCGTCATGGCAGCTTGCGGGTGATGGCCACCGCTGCGGAACTGCGCGGACGCGTTGCCCACCCCTGCCTGCCTGAACCCCTCTTGTCCCTTCAGGGCGCGGATCGAGAAGAACTGAGTGCCTGCCTGGACGAACTGGAACTCTTCTGA
- a CDS encoding aldo/keto reductase, translating into MTRTKAMMAAADSGMRKRAIPGSEEELPVMGLGSSGSFEGQDPAKLDALAEVMEEFVELGGTLLDTSPSYGNAEANIGRIARDLGVRDRLFMATKVRSQGEQDGIEQMARSAELLGEPIDLMQIHNFIGLETQWRTLKSMREEGRVRYIGLTHFRTSAFEQLEQEMRNKDMDFVQFNYSLMTPEAEERLLPLAADRGIAVIVNRAFNDGRFFGLVKGQPLPDYAAEFDCESWAQFALKYVLSHPAVTVVIPATSKPEHLMDNMQAGFGALPDEAMRERMRETMASL; encoded by the coding sequence TTGACCAGAACCAAGGCCATGATGGCAGCAGCCGATTCCGGTATGCGCAAACGCGCAATTCCGGGCAGCGAAGAGGAGCTACCCGTCATGGGTTTGGGGTCGTCGGGGTCCTTTGAAGGCCAGGATCCCGCCAAGCTGGATGCCCTGGCCGAGGTCATGGAAGAGTTCGTGGAGCTGGGTGGCACGCTTCTGGATACCTCGCCCAGCTATGGCAACGCCGAAGCCAATATCGGCCGTATCGCACGGGATCTAGGCGTACGCGACAGGCTGTTCATGGCCACCAAGGTGCGCAGCCAGGGCGAGCAGGACGGCATCGAGCAGATGGCGCGTTCGGCCGAGCTGCTGGGTGAGCCCATCGACCTGATGCAGATCCATAACTTCATCGGGTTGGAAACTCAGTGGAGGACCCTCAAATCCATGCGCGAGGAAGGTCGCGTCCGCTACATCGGCCTCACGCATTTCCGCACCAGCGCCTTCGAGCAGCTGGAGCAGGAAATGAGGAACAAGGACATGGACTTCGTCCAGTTCAATTACTCACTCATGACCCCGGAGGCCGAAGAGCGCCTGCTGCCGCTGGCCGCGGATCGCGGCATTGCCGTCATCGTCAACCGGGCCTTCAACGATGGCCGCTTCTTCGGTCTGGTGAAAGGCCAGCCGCTGCCGGACTATGCGGCTGAATTCGATTGCGAGTCCTGGGCCCAGTTCGCGCTGAAGTACGTCCTGAGTCACCCGGCCGTCACGGTGGTCATCCCGGCCACGAGCAAGCCCGAACACCTGATGGACAACATGCAGGCCGGTTTCGGTGCCCTGCCGGACGAGGCCATGCGCGAGCGTATGCGGGAGACCATGGCCTCGCTCTAG
- a CDS encoding MBL fold metallo-hydrolase RNA specificity domain-containing protein: MAPQLIFLGGVGTVTGSKYLLEVGGLRVLVDCGLFQGFKQLRLRNWAPFPVEPGSIDVVVLTHAHLDHSGYLPLLVKKGFSGPVLTTEATRDLCRLLLPDSGYLQEKDADYANRHGFSKHHPALPLYTAEDALASLTYFSPVAFRRWHRISERVSIRFQPAGHILGAAIVEVRCDGQTIVFSGDLGRPGSATMVDPTIMEQAEYLLVESTYGNRRHDGADPEDVLEDIINRTAARGGTLVVPAFAVGRAQSLLYHLERLKAAKRIVDLPVFLDSPMAINATEIFCSEVGEHRLTLKERRRACNVAQYVREVEDSKALDQDSMPKIIISASGMATGGRVLHHLKHYAPDPKNTILFTGFQAGGTRGASMLEGAESVKIHGGYVPVRAEVVNLQMLSAHADADQIMDWLGHFQKPPKTTFITHGEPAAADALRHRIEEELGWRCLVPEYRDQVDLI, from the coding sequence ATGGCGCCGCAGTTGATCTTTTTAGGTGGTGTCGGAACCGTTACCGGATCCAAGTATCTCCTCGAAGTCGGAGGCCTGCGTGTCCTGGTGGATTGCGGCCTGTTCCAGGGGTTCAAGCAGCTGCGCCTGCGCAACTGGGCGCCTTTCCCGGTCGAGCCGGGAAGCATCGATGTGGTGGTGCTCACGCACGCGCATCTGGACCATTCGGGCTACCTGCCCCTGCTGGTGAAGAAGGGTTTTTCAGGTCCCGTGCTGACCACGGAAGCAACCCGGGACCTCTGCCGATTGTTGCTGCCCGACAGTGGCTACCTGCAGGAAAAGGATGCCGACTACGCCAATCGCCATGGCTTTTCCAAGCACCATCCGGCACTGCCGCTCTATACCGCGGAAGATGCCTTGGCGTCCCTGACCTATTTCTCCCCCGTGGCTTTCCGGCGGTGGCACAGGATTTCCGAGCGCGTGTCCATCCGTTTCCAGCCGGCGGGGCATATCCTGGGTGCGGCGATCGTCGAGGTGCGCTGCGACGGGCAGACTATAGTCTTTTCCGGGGACCTGGGCCGGCCGGGAAGCGCCACCATGGTGGATCCCACGATCATGGAGCAGGCCGAGTACCTGTTGGTGGAATCCACCTATGGCAACCGGCGTCACGACGGCGCGGACCCCGAGGATGTCCTGGAGGATATCATAAACCGAACGGCGGCGCGCGGCGGAACGCTCGTGGTTCCCGCATTTGCCGTCGGTCGCGCGCAATCCCTTCTCTATCACCTGGAACGTCTCAAGGCGGCCAAGCGGATCGTGGATCTGCCGGTGTTCCTGGACAGCCCCATGGCGATCAATGCCACCGAGATCTTCTGCAGCGAGGTGGGCGAACACAGACTGACGCTGAAGGAGCGGCGCCGAGCCTGCAATGTCGCCCAGTATGTGCGGGAGGTGGAGGACTCGAAGGCCCTGGATCAGGATTCGATGCCGAAGATCATCATTTCGGCCAGCGGCATGGCGACCGGCGGCCGTGTGCTGCATCACCTGAAGCACTATGCGCCGGACCCCAAGAACACCATTCTCTTCACCGGGTTCCAGGCAGGCGGGACGCGGGGGGCATCCATGCTGGAAGGCGCGGAAAGCGTCAAGATTCACGGCGGTTATGTTCCCGTCCGCGCCGAGGTGGTCAATCTGCAGATGCTGTCGGCCCATGCGGATGCCGACCAGATCATGGATTGGCTGGGGCATTTCCAAAAACCCCCGAAGACGACATTCATAACTCATGGCGAACCGGCGGCCGCCGATGCACTGCGTCATCGCATCGAGGAAGAGCTTGGCTGGCGTTGCCTGGTGCCGGAGTATCGCGATCAGGTCGATCTGATCTGA
- a CDS encoding PACE efflux transporter — MRTTRDRIRHALSFEIIGLLIVTPLGAWTFGMPLHDIGMVSLVSATLATAWNYIYNLLFDHAMLRLIGRVQKTLPVRIVHAVLFEFGLLLVLMPFIAIYLGVSLVQAFYMDAAFALFYMIYAFVFNWVYDWIWPVPTAEGASVRHQSRRGLGVHETPRIKNSEFE; from the coding sequence ATGCGGACCACCCGTGATCGCATCCGCCATGCGCTCAGCTTTGAAATTATCGGCCTGCTGATCGTCACGCCGCTGGGCGCCTGGACGTTCGGGATGCCCCTGCATGACATCGGCATGGTCAGCCTGGTGAGCGCCACGCTCGCCACGGCCTGGAACTACATCTACAACCTGCTGTTCGACCACGCGATGCTCCGTCTTATTGGCAGGGTGCAGAAAACCTTGCCGGTGCGAATCGTCCATGCCGTGCTCTTCGAGTTTGGCCTGCTGCTGGTCCTGATGCCCTTTATCGCGATCTATCTCGGGGTCTCGCTGGTGCAGGCATTCTACATGGATGCCGCCTTTGCCCTCTTTTACATGATCTACGCCTTCGTCTTTAACTGGGTCTATGACTGGATCTGGCCCGTGCCAACCGCTGAGGGGGCTTCAGTTCGTCATCAGTCCCGAAGAGGGCTTGGGGTTCACGAGACGCCCAGGATTAAGAACAGTGAGTTTGAATAG
- a CDS encoding glutaredoxin domain-containing protein — MPETIKLFTKPACPFCAAAKITLEERGHRFAECDITSARRTAALSVYLTGVATVPQILVGDLHINGSEDLQALAEAGRLDRLIACAEEQPDTERLSDAELEAGTEDLPLSRIIPESDGTRSDDPEQWPILHFYKSFFGFWPNCFRFMHHWPEAYKLFVYAHNLGAIRFGREVLGERMMMATGFATSDAHGCNYCRIHMTAAGGETSLGLPALMQQVRSGKAGDNAEMGVYELALTELAAEAARNAVPTLLLEEIRSLASQARESATNPEDAVMATAMVTSAFGFLNVFNDLTGVDVEREWAGQAQSRAGIEPGRHAVSTHSAYGNLDHPLSEGGPSLEDMLAACDGVVAKAGGVERYAMQELGLLPSWMKAWPEDLRARHALFYAEMMQPRAHSSIPSELKHLMARVSAIAKGHEYLAAVEGWMACQVAGQTQQAVERVRHCFEAAKQRKVGEDCFTEQEGAALTLAWLSAQSPLTTPRRFIEPAIQAYTARELVQLITVCSVAGLVQRFAAITKPVMEPEVSAYLQEHALESDTLCLRYPDPALTRGRASRSEVDGAR, encoded by the coding sequence ATGCCTGAAACGATAAAACTCTTCACGAAGCCCGCCTGCCCCTTTTGCGCGGCAGCCAAGATAACACTCGAGGAAAGGGGGCATCGCTTTGCGGAATGCGATATCACCAGCGCCCGGCGAACGGCGGCGCTCAGCGTCTACCTGACCGGTGTCGCCACGGTGCCCCAGATTCTTGTTGGCGATCTTCACATCAATGGCTCGGAGGATCTTCAGGCACTCGCGGAGGCCGGACGGCTCGACCGGCTGATTGCCTGCGCGGAGGAGCAGCCGGATACGGAAAGGCTGTCGGACGCGGAACTGGAGGCCGGGACAGAGGACCTGCCCCTGAGCAGGATCATTCCGGAAAGCGACGGCACCAGAAGCGATGATCCCGAGCAATGGCCCATTCTGCACTTCTACAAGAGTTTCTTCGGGTTCTGGCCGAACTGCTTCCGCTTCATGCATCACTGGCCCGAGGCCTACAAGCTGTTCGTCTATGCCCACAACCTCGGCGCCATCCGTTTCGGGCGGGAGGTTCTTGGGGAACGGATGATGATGGCCACAGGCTTTGCCACCTCCGATGCGCATGGCTGCAACTACTGCCGGATCCATATGACAGCGGCCGGGGGCGAGACCTCGCTTGGCCTTCCGGCACTCATGCAGCAGGTACGGAGTGGAAAGGCGGGGGACAATGCGGAAATGGGAGTCTACGAACTCGCGCTGACAGAACTGGCCGCGGAGGCAGCACGCAACGCTGTCCCAACCCTTCTCCTGGAGGAAATTCGCTCCCTGGCTTCGCAGGCGCGTGAGTCCGCTACGAATCCAGAGGACGCCGTCATGGCCACGGCGATGGTGACCTCGGCCTTCGGTTTCCTGAACGTCTTCAATGACCTGACAGGCGTGGACGTGGAGCGGGAATGGGCCGGGCAGGCGCAGTCACGGGCCGGTATCGAGCCTGGACGCCATGCCGTCAGCACGCACTCCGCCTATGGCAATCTGGATCACCCCTTGTCCGAAGGCGGTCCCAGCCTCGAGGACATGCTTGCCGCCTGTGACGGCGTTGTCGCCAAGGCCGGTGGTGTCGAGCGCTATGCCATGCAGGAACTCGGCCTTCTGCCATCATGGATGAAAGCCTGGCCGGAAGACCTGCGTGCTCGGCACGCGCTTTTCTATGCCGAGATGATGCAGCCCCGGGCGCATTCTTCCATTCCGTCCGAGCTCAAGCATCTGATGGCGCGGGTCTCGGCCATTGCCAAGGGCCACGAATATCTTGCGGCGGTGGAAGGCTGGATGGCCTGTCAGGTGGCCGGACAGACGCAGCAGGCCGTGGAGCGGGTGCGGCATTGTTTCGAGGCCGCAAAACAGCGGAAAGTCGGTGAAGACTGCTTCACCGAACAGGAGGGTGCCGCCCTGACCCTGGCCTGGCTGTCCGCACAATCGCCCCTGACAACGCCGCGCCGTTTCATTGAACCGGCGATCCAGGCCTATACCGCGCGCGAACTGGTCCAGCTGATCACGGTCTGCTCGGTTGCGGGCCTCGTTCAACGCTTCGCGGCGATCACGAAGCCGGTCATGGAGCCTGAGGTCAGCGCCTATCTTCAAGAGCACGCTCTGGAGTCGGATACGCTGTGCCTGCGCTATCCGGATCCTGCGCTAACGCGTGGCAGGGCCTCGCGGTCCGAGGTCGACGGAGCCAGATGA
- a CDS encoding LysR family transcriptional regulator, whose amino-acid sequence MNDFDLNDLRLFGLIASTEGLSSASRRFGIPKASLSRALHRLEQAAGAPLFDRVNRGLRLTPLGTSLLPTAEAAVSLMLDADEALRVSKEEPQGPLRIAVSALSGQTLLAPVIARLARNHPKVRTELKITSRGPDPVAEQLDVVIRIGRPSEPYLVSRRIIGSPLALYTLRAQTRDGALECPEDVEALGRIVTNVDDVARDWVLRNRKGHEIRMTREPLIVLSDPSVALSLLSAGTGVALLPRLYADPLVRDGTLVRALSDYTGPEVELYASLPPRRSSVPAVRAFLDLLVQHTARLERAWHSEDLPEADLPRKSP is encoded by the coding sequence ATGAATGACTTCGACCTGAATGACCTGCGCCTCTTTGGCCTCATCGCCAGTACGGAGGGTCTCAGTTCCGCATCACGCAGGTTCGGGATTCCCAAGGCGAGTCTCTCGCGCGCGTTGCACAGGCTCGAGCAGGCGGCGGGCGCCCCCTTGTTCGACCGTGTGAACAGGGGCCTGCGCCTGACTCCGCTTGGAACCAGCCTGCTGCCCACGGCCGAAGCGGCCGTCTCCCTGATGCTGGATGCCGATGAAGCCCTGCGGGTCAGCAAGGAGGAACCTCAAGGTCCTTTGAGGATTGCCGTCAGCGCCCTGTCCGGACAGACGCTCCTGGCGCCGGTGATTGCCCGCCTGGCCAGGAACCATCCGAAAGTCAGGACCGAGTTGAAGATCACCAGTCGCGGCCCGGATCCCGTCGCCGAACAGCTTGACGTCGTCATCCGTATCGGCCGTCCGAGCGAGCCCTATCTGGTCTCGCGGCGCATCATCGGTTCCCCCTTGGCATTGTATACCCTTCGCGCGCAAACTCGCGATGGTGCCCTCGAGTGTCCGGAGGACGTGGAGGCCTTGGGACGAATCGTCACCAATGTGGACGACGTGGCTCGGGATTGGGTGCTCAGGAACCGAAAAGGCCATGAGATTCGCATGACGCGCGAACCCCTGATCGTGCTCAGCGATCCCTCCGTTGCCCTGAGCCTGCTCAGTGCCGGAACGGGGGTGGCGCTCCTGCCCCGATTATATGCCGATCCGCTCGTGCGCGATGGCACTCTGGTCCGCGCCTTGTCCGACTACACGGGACCGGAGGTGGAACTCTATGCCTCCCTTCCGCCCCGGCGCAGCAGCGTTCCGGCCGTTCGCGCCTTTCTCGACCTGCTGGTTCAGCACACGGCCCGCCTGGAGCGTGCCTGGCACTCCGAGGATCTTCCCGAAGCGGACCTTCCGAGAAAGAGCCCATGA
- a CDS encoding pyridoxal-phosphate dependent enzyme → MPVETALSGLPRYRLVPGPTPLERLDRLAAHVGHHGLYAKRDDCMALGMGGNKLRSLEFWLGEALVRQADTLLVAGRRTSNQCRLTAAAAAKCGLRCIVLHNDDPPERAEGNLLLSRLYGAETRFLGPMEEDERSRRLAELAEQMEASGYRCYIVGDPVVGALGYVACAAELIVQAGEQEAALENVILPGSMGPTEAGFLFGCALAGAPFRVHLVSVEYGIDRLAYLVEDLFSCLCAHTGVTPSVKPASFVRYHERYLGAGYDIPTPEAVAALQTVAALEGMLLEATYTAKTFAGALDLIERGEIASDSPTCLIHTGGVPSFFTQAGDLGLDRL, encoded by the coding sequence ATGCCGGTGGAAACCGCTCTCTCGGGCCTACCGCGCTATCGGCTGGTGCCCGGGCCCACGCCGCTGGAACGGCTCGACCGGCTGGCCGCCCACGTCGGACACCACGGCCTCTATGCGAAACGTGACGACTGCATGGCGCTGGGGATGGGCGGCAACAAGCTGCGCAGTCTGGAATTCTGGCTCGGCGAAGCCCTGGTCCGGCAGGCCGATACGCTGCTGGTGGCCGGCAGGAGGACATCCAACCAATGCCGCTTAACGGCTGCGGCGGCCGCGAAATGCGGCCTGCGGTGCATCGTGCTCCACAACGACGACCCGCCGGAAAGAGCGGAAGGGAATCTGCTGCTGTCCCGCCTCTACGGCGCCGAAACCAGGTTCCTGGGACCGATGGAAGAGGACGAACGCAGCCGCCGTCTGGCCGAGCTCGCGGAGCAGATGGAGGCCTCGGGATATCGATGCTATATCGTCGGTGATCCGGTCGTCGGCGCGCTCGGCTACGTGGCCTGTGCCGCGGAGCTGATCGTGCAGGCCGGAGAGCAGGAAGCGGCGCTGGAGAACGTGATCCTGCCGGGATCCATGGGGCCGACTGAGGCCGGATTCCTGTTCGGCTGTGCCCTCGCGGGCGCGCCCTTCCGCGTGCACCTGGTGAGCGTGGAGTACGGGATCGACAGGCTGGCCTATCTGGTGGAGGACCTGTTCTCGTGTCTCTGCGCGCACACCGGCGTGACACCTTCCGTGAAGCCGGCCTCCTTCGTGCGATATCACGAGCGCTATCTCGGCGCGGGCTATGACATTCCCACGCCAGAGGCGGTAGCCGCCCTGCAAACCGTGGCCGCCCTCGAGGGCATGCTGCTGGAGGCGACGTACACGGCCAAGACCTTCGCCGGCGCCCTCGACCTGATCGAACGCGGCGAGATCGCGTCGGACTCTCCCACCTGCCTGATCCATACGGGCGGGGTGCCGAGCTTCTTTACCCAGGCCGGGGACCTTGGACTGGATAGGCTCTGA
- a CDS encoding amino acid ABC transporter permease, whose protein sequence is MFQDQIQMIQSITPFLLEGLWLTFRITIIGIVVGSLIGLVLGTFRSLRIPGLTALIGLYIHLFRGSPFLVQLYIFYYLLPELGVAWLQFDSMQAAVITLCLYTGSYVTEIVNSAIAALPKGQDEAARAVGMTKAQSLWYVVLPQALRMIIPPMSGVFVIIIKSTAILSVVGLSELTRQGQIASLRFPGDLMLIYVCVAALYFVYCYPVLKFADWAEKRIGGVTLKMR, encoded by the coding sequence ATGTTTCAGGACCAGATACAGATGATTCAGAGCATCACGCCCTTCCTGCTCGAGGGGCTGTGGCTGACCTTCCGGATCACCATCATCGGTATTGTCGTCGGTTCGCTAATCGGCCTGGTGCTGGGGACCTTCCGCAGTCTGCGCATCCCGGGGTTGACGGCGTTGATCGGGCTGTACATTCACCTGTTCCGCGGCTCTCCCTTCCTGGTGCAGCTCTATATCTTCTATTATTTGTTGCCCGAGCTCGGTGTGGCCTGGCTACAGTTCGATTCCATGCAGGCGGCGGTGATCACCCTGTGCCTTTATACCGGCAGCTACGTTACCGAGATCGTCAACAGTGCGATCGCCGCGCTGCCGAAAGGCCAGGACGAGGCGGCACGGGCGGTCGGCATGACCAAGGCACAGTCCCTCTGGTACGTCGTGCTGCCCCAGGCGCTGCGCATGATCATTCCCCCCATGAGTGGGGTCTTCGTGATCATCATCAAGAGCACGGCCATCCTGTCCGTCGTGGGACTATCGGAACTGACTCGGCAGGGCCAAATTGCCTCCTTGCGCTTTCCGGGCGATCTGATGCTGATCTATGTCTGTGTTGCCGCTCTGTACTTCGTCTATTGCTATCCGGTCCTGAAGTTCGCGGATTGGGCCGAGAAGCGGATCGGTGGCGTGACCCTGAAGATGCGCTAA
- a CDS encoding amino acid ABC transporter permease — translation MEYIAQFYNLRVVLNYADTFLQGIWATLWLSAVCLVLSIALGVLLAGLRMSKTGLLWRPAAAYIQFIRATPLLVQIYLVYYGLPELFGNVGILTETVSGIIALTLHTTPYMAEIIRSGIQSVDPGQHEAATALGLKRHQRMVLIILPQAFANVIPTLLGQTAVLIKDTSLLSLIAVFELMRAGLTVMHENVMPNEGLLTVAVCYLLIYAGMLVLSNVVQRRLHGGRYQPA, via the coding sequence ATGGAATATATCGCCCAATTCTATAACCTGCGCGTGGTGCTGAACTATGCCGATACCTTCCTGCAGGGTATCTGGGCGACGCTTTGGCTCAGCGCGGTCTGTCTTGTCCTTTCGATTGCCCTCGGGGTCCTGCTTGCCGGTTTGCGCATGTCGAAGACGGGCCTGCTGTGGCGGCCAGCGGCTGCGTATATACAGTTCATACGCGCCACCCCCCTGCTGGTGCAGATCTACCTGGTCTACTACGGCCTGCCGGAGCTGTTCGGCAATGTCGGGATCCTGACGGAGACCGTCTCGGGCATCATTGCGCTTACGCTTCACACGACGCCCTACATGGCCGAGATCATCAGGTCGGGCATCCAGTCCGTTGACCCAGGCCAGCACGAGGCCGCCACTGCCCTGGGTCTGAAACGCCATCAGCGCATGGTGCTGATCATCCTGCCGCAGGCCTTCGCCAACGTGATTCCCACACTGCTCGGACAAACCGCAGTATTGATCAAGGACACCTCACTACTGAGCCTGATCGCGGTCTTCGAGCTCATGCGAGCCGGCCTTACCGTGATGCACGAGAACGTCATGCCGAACGAGGGCCTGCTGACCGTCGCTGTCTGCTATCTGCTCATATACGCAGGCATGCTCGTTCTATCCAATGTCGTGCAGCGGCGCTTGCACGGCGGCCGGTATCAGCCGGCGTAA
- a CDS encoding ABC transporter substrate-binding protein, translating to MRLLRALPAMAFLVVFGTAATASATTMEDIMERGTLRVAVQTQGPPISFVDANGERAGLAVEIVRNMAEDMGVELELQDYSWQGLIPALLSGKADLIAADMTPTPKRATQLLFTEPIFFTEIIAFANEDKGYSHWEDLKQEGATIGAPEASTYAAAADIKLPDLTMKEYQGGTAATAQAVSSGRVDAGISDSGTIKAFLEDYPEFEVLEGTLRKEPLSFATRPDSVHLLMFMDNYIRFTEHSGQLGELLDYWWNSQDWEEDH from the coding sequence ATGAGACTGTTACGAGCATTGCCGGCCATGGCATTCCTTGTCGTGTTCGGCACCGCCGCTACAGCCAGTGCGACCACGATGGAAGACATCATGGAACGCGGCACCTTGCGTGTCGCGGTCCAGACGCAAGGTCCACCCATCAGCTTCGTCGATGCCAATGGGGAGCGTGCGGGCCTTGCCGTCGAGATCGTTCGCAACATGGCCGAGGACATGGGTGTCGAGCTCGAGCTGCAGGATTACAGCTGGCAGGGCCTGATTCCCGCGCTGTTGTCAGGAAAGGCGGACCTGATTGCGGCTGACATGACGCCGACACCCAAGCGCGCCACGCAGCTGCTGTTCACCGAGCCGATCTTCTTCACGGAGATTATTGCGTTCGCGAATGAGGACAAGGGCTACTCGCACTGGGAAGATCTCAAGCAGGAAGGCGCCACGATCGGCGCCCCGGAGGCGAGCACCTATGCAGCGGCCGCGGACATCAAGCTGCCGGACCTGACCATGAAGGAGTATCAGGGTGGCACCGCGGCCACCGCCCAGGCCGTGTCCTCGGGGCGTGTCGATGCGGGCATCAGCGACAGCGGCACCATCAAGGCATTCCTGGAGGACTACCCAGAATTCGAGGTGCTCGAGGGGACCCTGCGCAAGGAGCCGCTGAGCTTTGCGACGCGGCCGGATTCGGTCCACTTGCTGATGTTCATGGACAACTACATCCGCTTCACCGAGCATTCCGGCCAACTGGGTGAGCTTCTCGATTACTGGTGGAACTCCCAGGATTGGGAGGAGGATCACTGA